In Paenibacillus kyungheensis, the following are encoded in one genomic region:
- a CDS encoding sugar transferase produces the protein MTPRQGSEAEAWANYSEFYARHVGKTSARLRFYVLMKRMLDIFCSLLGLIVLSPLFIVLGILIKLEDSKGKVFFYQTRIGKDEQPFRMYKFRSMVSDAEERLKELLEKNEIQGAMFKMKDDPRITRIGRFIRKTSIDELPQLWNVLRGDMSLVGPRPPLPREVEEYTKRDKLRLSVIPGCTGLWQVSGRNELSFEEMVDLDLKYIEKRGIMFDIYILFKTVRVLFGSKDAF, from the coding sequence ATGACTCCAAGACAAGGGAGTGAAGCGGAAGCCTGGGCGAACTATAGCGAATTTTATGCAAGACATGTAGGGAAAACGTCAGCTAGATTACGTTTTTATGTACTGATGAAACGCATGTTGGATATCTTTTGCTCATTGCTCGGTCTGATTGTGTTGTCACCGCTCTTCATTGTACTTGGCATTTTGATCAAACTTGAGGACTCTAAAGGGAAAGTATTTTTCTATCAGACACGGATCGGTAAAGATGAACAGCCATTTAGGATGTACAAATTCAGATCTATGGTCTCTGACGCTGAAGAACGGCTCAAAGAACTTTTAGAAAAGAATGAAATCCAGGGTGCGATGTTCAAAATGAAAGACGATCCACGTATTACTCGTATCGGTCGCTTTATTCGCAAAACGAGTATCGATGAACTTCCACAATTGTGGAATGTCCTGCGCGGTGATATGAGTCTGGTTGGACCACGTCCTCCATTGCCAAGAGAAGTCGAAGAATATACCAAACGTGACAAATTGCGTCTAAGTGTTATACCGGGATGTACCGGATTATGGCAGGTAAGTGGACGTAACGAATTAAGCTTTGAAGAAATGGTTGATCTAGACCTGAAATATATTGAGAAAAGAGGAATCATGTTCGACATATATATCCTTTTCAAAACAGTTAGAGTCCTTTTCGGTTCTAAAGACGCGTTTTGA
- the galU gene encoding UTP--glucose-1-phosphate uridylyltransferase GalU: MKKVRKAIIPAAGLGTRFLPATKAMPKEMLPIVDKPTIQYIVEEAIASGIEDIIIVTGKGKRAIEDHFDNAFELEATLLEKGKLDLLDEVQKSSKVDIHYIRQKEPKGLGHAVWCARNFIGDEPFAVLLGDDIVQSDTPCTRQLIEQYELTEKSVIGVQTVAEDQTHRYGIIDPSEQFGRLHQVRQFVEKPPAGQAPSNLAIMGRYVLTPEIFEFLGEQEVGAGGEIQLTDAIQRLNELQQVFAYDFQGTRYDVGEKLGFIQTTIEFALRNEDLKAPLLRSLKETLERELLQEELLVVRGDS; encoded by the coding sequence ATGAAGAAGGTTCGTAAAGCTATCATTCCCGCGGCGGGGCTAGGCACACGCTTTTTGCCAGCAACCAAAGCTATGCCGAAAGAAATGCTGCCGATCGTAGACAAACCAACGATCCAATATATCGTTGAAGAAGCCATCGCTTCGGGTATTGAAGACATTATTATCGTAACCGGTAAAGGTAAACGCGCAATTGAAGATCATTTCGACAATGCTTTTGAATTGGAAGCGACTCTTTTAGAAAAAGGCAAATTGGATTTGCTGGACGAAGTTCAGAAGTCTTCTAAAGTCGATATACATTATATTCGGCAGAAAGAGCCAAAAGGATTAGGGCATGCTGTCTGGTGTGCACGTAATTTTATTGGAGACGAACCATTTGCAGTGTTATTGGGTGATGATATTGTCCAATCGGACACACCTTGTACACGTCAATTAATCGAACAATATGAGCTCACTGAGAAATCAGTCATCGGTGTACAAACGGTTGCTGAAGATCAGACACATCGATATGGAATTATTGATCCGTCGGAACAATTTGGTCGGTTGCATCAAGTTCGCCAATTTGTAGAAAAACCGCCAGCAGGTCAAGCACCATCTAATCTAGCAATCATGGGACGTTATGTACTTACACCGGAAATCTTTGAGTTCCTCGGGGAGCAAGAAGTAGGTGCAGGTGGAGAAATTCAACTGACAGATGCGATCCAACGATTGAATGAATTGCAACAAGTATTCGCTTATGACTTCCAGGGTACACGTTATGATGTAGGTGAAAAATTAGGCTTTATTCAAACAACGATTGAATTTGCTTTACGAAACGAAGACCTGAAAGCACCTTTATTGCGTTCTCTTAAAGAAACATTGGAAAGAGAGTTACTGCAAGAAGAGTTGCTCGTGGTAAGAGGTGATAGCTAA
- a CDS encoding DapH/DapD/GlmU-related protein — MLKEQQITFGNNLIAVGMPIVDREKGSSIQIGHNAILCSSDYSNPIGLNHRTVIRTLAEGAVIEIGDDVGISGASICAVSRVRIGNQVMLGVNVQISDTDFHPIKPENRRFNKNPLDVGKADTIIEDNVWVGANATVLKGVTIGRNSVIGAGSIVASSIPPNCIAAGVPAKVIKHLEGVE; from the coding sequence ATGCTAAAAGAACAGCAGATCACATTTGGCAACAACTTGATCGCTGTAGGCATGCCGATTGTGGATCGAGAAAAGGGAAGCTCGATTCAGATCGGACATAACGCTATTTTGTGCTCATCCGATTATAGCAACCCGATCGGACTCAATCATCGTACAGTGATTCGTACCCTTGCAGAAGGTGCTGTGATTGAAATTGGCGATGATGTAGGGATTAGCGGAGCAAGTATCTGTGCAGTGTCTCGCGTCCGTATTGGTAATCAAGTGATGCTGGGTGTCAATGTACAGATCAGTGATACCGATTTTCATCCGATCAAGCCGGAAAATCGTCGATTCAACAAAAATCCACTGGATGTGGGCAAAGCCGATACAATCATTGAAGATAATGTATGGGTTGGTGCAAATGCGACTGTACTCAAAGGAGTAACAATCGGTCGCAATAGTGTGATTGGAGCGGGCAGTATTGTCGCAAGCTCGATTCCACCCAATTGCATCGCTGCTGGAGTACCGGCTAAAGTCATTAAGCACTTGGAAGGAGTGGAATAA
- a CDS encoding flippase yields the protein MANPIAKMRKKFSMTPEKRKIFFNTNWQIMDKFGRLAINMITSIWIARYLGPEQFGQYNFAIAFVTIIGAVVPLGLANIIVKELVQDPDNKTEILGTVSLLRLFSGLIAFAITVVAAFTLPGQDPVVQWSMVIIAANLLFQPLDVISQWFDSVVEAKYAVYAKGAAFALTTIMKVLLVVMHAPLIWFAVSYALELILGFLFLLFTQGNKIQFTKWSFNWPLGKRLMNSSWPLIVAGISTIIYLKIDQVMLNYMINETAVGVYAVAARLSEVWYVIPTVVAASYFPSMIKNKQLGPDIYKAELQKLYNMLFWFALAICIVVTFMAKPVISILYGQEYTGAISILVIHVWACLFVFMRAALNKWIISEGLYRFELISQVMGAVAKVGINLILIPLFGGVGAAMGTVVAFIVSSYAFTFLFKETRVSGIMMSKTLISPFTAIFNKLRPGKKREVRTNN from the coding sequence ATGGCTAACCCGATCGCCAAAATGCGAAAGAAATTTTCGATGACGCCAGAGAAACGCAAAATCTTTTTCAATACCAACTGGCAGATCATGGACAAGTTCGGACGACTTGCGATCAACATGATCACCAGTATCTGGATAGCGCGTTATCTGGGTCCCGAGCAATTTGGGCAATATAATTTCGCGATTGCTTTTGTAACGATTATTGGTGCAGTTGTTCCGTTAGGACTTGCTAATATTATCGTCAAAGAACTGGTGCAAGATCCTGATAATAAAACCGAAATTCTCGGAACAGTCTCCTTATTACGACTGTTCAGTGGATTGATTGCTTTTGCAATAACTGTTGTCGCTGCTTTTACACTGCCGGGACAAGATCCAGTCGTGCAGTGGAGTATGGTCATTATTGCCGCTAACCTTCTGTTTCAACCGCTGGATGTTATTTCCCAGTGGTTTGATTCAGTCGTGGAAGCCAAATATGCTGTCTATGCCAAAGGTGCTGCGTTTGCTTTAACAACCATTATGAAAGTATTACTTGTGGTTATGCATGCACCATTGATCTGGTTCGCTGTTTCTTATGCACTGGAGCTGATTCTTGGATTTCTTTTCCTACTATTCACACAGGGAAACAAAATTCAGTTCACCAAATGGTCATTTAACTGGCCGCTTGGTAAACGATTGATGAATAGTTCCTGGCCTTTGATCGTAGCCGGAATATCCACGATTATCTATCTCAAAATTGATCAGGTTATGCTGAATTATATGATCAATGAGACAGCCGTTGGAGTATACGCGGTTGCCGCCAGACTTTCTGAAGTATGGTACGTCATACCAACCGTAGTCGCGGCATCGTACTTTCCGAGTATGATCAAAAATAAGCAACTCGGCCCTGATATTTACAAAGCCGAACTGCAAAAGCTGTATAACATGCTTTTCTGGTTCGCACTTGCTATCTGTATCGTCGTGACATTTATGGCCAAACCGGTAATTTCCATCTTGTATGGTCAAGAATACACAGGCGCTATCAGTATTCTAGTTATTCATGTCTGGGCATGTTTATTCGTCTTTATGAGAGCAGCGTTGAATAAATGGATCATTAGCGAAGGATTGTATCGCTTCGAACTGATCAGTCAGGTAATGGGTGCTGTTGCCAAAGTCGGAATCAACTTGATTCTGATCCCATTATTCGGTGGAGTCGGCGCAGCGATGGGAACAGTCGTGGCATTTATCGTATCCAGTTACGCCTTTACTTTCTTATTCAAAGAAACCCGCGTATCCGGCATCATGATGTCCAAAACACTAATCTCTCCATTCACTGCCATCTTCAACAAACTTAGACCTGGCAAAAAACGTGAAGTTAGAACCAACAATTAA
- a CDS encoding YveK family protein — translation MEIKQYFNIIKKRLWLVLLIIVVITVGTGVYAYMTNSPQYSATAKLVVNSSPTAGDDSTTANIGAINSNIQLIKTYKEIIKTPAIMNKVVKEYPDLNANASQLINQVSVNAVNETQVMSVSVVDTSYENAAKKVNAIAAVFQREIPTLMNFDNIIILDKADPSVSTPPITTSPMLFVLIALVLSVVVGIAIAFLLEYMDDSIKSEEDIRDVLGMPVLGVIAKMKEEDMTAKERVPAKPFTGGGERANHT, via the coding sequence GTGGAGATTAAACAATATTTTAATATTATTAAAAAGCGATTGTGGTTGGTACTTTTGATTATTGTGGTGATTACGGTCGGAACAGGCGTGTACGCTTATATGACAAATAGCCCGCAATACAGTGCTACAGCCAAATTGGTTGTAAACAGCAGCCCAACAGCAGGTGATGACAGTACGACAGCTAATATCGGAGCGATCAACTCTAATATTCAGTTAATCAAAACGTACAAAGAAATTATTAAAACGCCTGCCATTATGAACAAAGTGGTAAAAGAGTATCCAGATTTGAATGCCAATGCTTCACAGTTGATCAATCAAGTTAGCGTAAATGCAGTGAATGAAACACAAGTCATGTCAGTCTCAGTAGTGGATACCTCTTATGAGAATGCTGCTAAAAAAGTAAATGCAATTGCAGCGGTATTCCAACGTGAAATTCCAACACTGATGAATTTTGATAACATTATTATTTTGGATAAAGCAGACCCTAGTGTTTCTACACCGCCGATTACAACAAGCCCGATGTTATTTGTATTAATCGCATTGGTATTGTCAGTGGTTGTAGGTATTGCGATTGCCTTTTTACTGGAGTATATGGACGATTCGATCAAAAGCGAGGAAGATATCCGCGATGTTCTCGGAATGCCTGTGCTTGGAGTGATCGCCAAAATGAAAGAAGAAGACATGACGGCAAAAGAAAGAGTGCCAGCTAAGCCGTTTACAGGAGGTGGAGAACGTGCCAACCACACTTAA
- the gmd gene encoding GDP-mannose 4,6-dehydratase → MKRALITGVTGQDGSYLAELLLEKGYQVFGLRRRTSTPNYENVAHIQDKIEWISGDLTDLASLIEAVRISNPDEVYNLAAQSFVAASWPQPIATGQLTALAVTNMLEAVRIAKPDARFYQASSSEMFGKVQAIPQVETTPFYPRSPYGVAKLYGHWITVNYRESFNMFACSGILFNHESPRRGLEFVTRKVTDGVAQIKLGLATELRLGNLDSQRDWGFAGDYVKAMWLMLQQDTPDDFVISTGEMHTVEELVQVAFDHVGLNWRDYVVIDEKFVRPAEVDLLLGDCTKAKQELGWELEVGFKQLVANMVDADLKRHAGRPVEVPVY, encoded by the coding sequence ATGAAAAGAGCACTAATTACTGGAGTAACAGGACAAGATGGATCGTACTTGGCGGAACTGCTTTTAGAAAAAGGATATCAAGTATTTGGACTTCGTCGTAGAACAAGTACACCGAACTACGAGAATGTCGCTCATATCCAAGATAAAATCGAATGGATCTCTGGTGATTTGACAGATTTGGCTTCATTGATCGAAGCGGTACGCATCTCTAACCCTGATGAAGTATACAACCTGGCAGCACAATCATTCGTAGCAGCTTCTTGGCCACAACCGATCGCAACAGGTCAATTAACAGCACTAGCTGTAACAAACATGCTAGAAGCGGTACGCATCGCTAAGCCAGATGCTCGTTTCTACCAAGCATCCAGTAGTGAAATGTTCGGTAAAGTACAAGCTATTCCACAAGTAGAGACAACACCTTTCTATCCGCGTAGCCCTTACGGCGTCGCTAAATTATATGGACACTGGATCACAGTCAACTATCGTGAAAGCTTCAATATGTTCGCTTGCTCCGGTATCTTGTTCAATCACGAATCACCACGTCGTGGTCTTGAATTCGTAACTCGTAAAGTCACTGATGGTGTAGCACAGATCAAATTGGGTCTGGCAACAGAGCTTCGTCTAGGTAATCTTGATTCTCAACGTGACTGGGGATTTGCAGGTGACTATGTGAAAGCAATGTGGTTGATGCTTCAACAAGATACACCGGACGATTTCGTTATCTCTACAGGTGAAATGCATACGGTTGAAGAGCTAGTACAAGTTGCTTTTGATCATGTGGGTCTGAATTGGAGAGACTATGTAGTAATTGATGAGAAGTTTGTTCGTCCAGCAGAAGTAGACTTGTTGCTTGGTGATTGCACAAAAGCAAAACAAGAATTGGGCTGGGAATTGGAAGTTGGTTTCAAACAATTGGTAGCTAATATGGTGGATGCCGATCTTAAACGTCATGCGGGAAGACCAGTAGAAGTACCTGTATATTAA
- a CDS encoding GDP-L-fucose synthase family protein, which produces MNKDAKIYVAGHKGLVGSAILRALEKEGYNNLIYRSSSELDLRKLDDVYRFFEQEKIDYVFLAAAKVGGIAANNDFPADFIRDNLLIQTNVIDAAHFNGVKKLLFLGSTCIYPKFAPQPLKEEYLLTGELEPTNEPYAIAKIAGIKMCESYNRQYGSRFISAMPTNMYGPNDNFDLKSSHVLPALVRKIHEAKENNSPTVEIWGTGTPKREFLHADDLADACLFLMDNYEDNQIVNVGVGEDIAIKDLALMIKNIVGYEGDLVFNSSVPDGTPRKLVDTTKINALGWKASIPLEEGIRAVYADFRNSVAVNQ; this is translated from the coding sequence ATGAATAAAGATGCCAAAATCTATGTGGCTGGTCATAAAGGATTGGTTGGATCTGCAATCCTGAGAGCTCTAGAAAAAGAAGGATACAATAACTTAATCTATCGCAGTAGTTCTGAATTGGACTTGCGTAAATTAGACGATGTGTATCGCTTTTTCGAACAAGAAAAGATTGATTATGTATTCCTAGCCGCAGCAAAAGTAGGCGGTATTGCGGCTAACAACGATTTCCCTGCTGATTTTATTCGTGACAATTTATTGATTCAGACGAATGTCATCGATGCAGCTCACTTTAATGGAGTGAAGAAACTGTTGTTCTTAGGATCAACTTGTATCTATCCGAAGTTCGCTCCACAACCGCTAAAAGAAGAATATCTTCTTACTGGCGAATTGGAACCAACAAACGAACCTTATGCTATCGCTAAAATCGCAGGTATCAAAATGTGTGAATCTTACAACCGTCAATACGGTTCACGATTTATCTCAGCAATGCCTACGAATATGTATGGCCCAAATGATAACTTTGATCTTAAATCATCTCATGTATTGCCAGCATTGGTACGCAAAATTCATGAAGCAAAAGAAAACAACAGCCCAACGGTTGAAATCTGGGGCACAGGAACACCAAAACGTGAATTCTTACATGCGGATGATCTTGCAGATGCGTGCTTGTTCTTAATGGACAACTACGAAGATAACCAAATCGTGAACGTCGGTGTTGGTGAAGATATCGCAATCAAAGACCTGGCATTGATGATCAAAAACATTGTTGGTTATGAAGGCGACCTTGTATTTAACTCAAGTGTACCTGATGGTACGCCACGTAAATTAGTCGATACAACTAAAATTAATGCACTAGGCTGGAAAGCAAGTATTCCTTTGGAAGAAGGTATCCGCGCAGTCTATGCTGATTTCCGTAATAGCGTTGCTGTTAATCAATAA
- a CDS encoding CpsD/CapB family tyrosine-protein kinase produces the protein MPTTLKWPLITKENPKSLIAESYKGLRTNIDFSRLDAKVKSIIVTSATLGEGKSTTVANLAIAYAETGRSVLIIDGDLRNPAMHRIFNISNNVGLSNVLFDKDDLSKAIQSTRTLNLSVMTSGAVPPNPSEILGSKRMEALMDEVKSEYDLVILDTPPLLPFTDAQVATPLCEGVVMVIKAGGASRKDIVKATASLEFVGAHVLGAVLNQASRKTLTTAYHEEQ, from the coding sequence GTGCCAACCACACTTAAATGGCCGTTAATTACCAAAGAAAATCCAAAGTCATTGATCGCAGAATCTTATAAAGGTCTGCGTACTAATATTGATTTTTCCCGATTGGATGCCAAAGTGAAAAGCATTATTGTCACTTCTGCAACATTGGGCGAAGGTAAAAGTACTACTGTCGCTAATCTAGCGATTGCTTATGCAGAGACAGGACGTAGTGTTCTTATTATTGATGGAGACTTACGCAACCCGGCAATGCACCGCATTTTCAACATTTCAAACAATGTAGGGTTATCGAATGTGTTGTTTGATAAAGATGATCTATCCAAAGCGATTCAATCGACTCGCACCTTGAATCTAAGTGTTATGACTTCCGGTGCTGTACCGCCAAATCCTTCTGAGATTCTAGGGTCGAAGCGAATGGAAGCTTTGATGGACGAAGTGAAGTCAGAATACGATCTTGTCATTTTGGATACACCGCCTTTGTTACCATTTACCGATGCACAGGTGGCGACGCCGCTATGTGAGGGTGTTGTCATGGTGATCAAAGCAGGTGGAGCCAGTCGTAAAGATATTGTCAAAGCAACAGCTAGTCTTGAATTTGTAGGCGCTCATGTATTAGGAGCTGTACTGAATCAAGCGAGCCGCAAAACATTAACAACAGCGTATCATGAAGAGCAATAA
- a CDS encoding glycosyltransferase family 4 protein has translation MKKVLYVHHSGFMGGAPKSLTYLISHLDKTKFDGHVLTIRNGPAVKLLESGGLPVEVAKGMFPFHGSTVSGMRPKLFIRNLIGALPTYFQAKKYIRKYKPDIVHLNSTCLFQVAKAVKKVSPDTKVVCHVREPLLNSFAGNILKRMNHKYVDGYISIDQFDSETVDSNGKELEVVYNFVDFGTYNPDVNGTPVRRELGIDDEDIVFLYIGRVVTGNGVLDLVKSFNKISKGHPNFKLIVGGFYFNKNNAYEDKVMAEAKGNDQIITLAFRDDVPQLIAASNVMMCPFVEPHFSRSIIEAASMKKPAIATNIGGPNELILHNKTGFLFEDGNHQAMEDYMVKIGTDKALYEKLSQNALAFAEENFDARKNTKRTFDFYNRFFVRETV, from the coding sequence ATGAAAAAAGTACTATATGTCCATCATTCAGGATTCATGGGCGGAGCACCGAAAAGTCTGACTTATCTCATTAGTCATCTGGATAAGACAAAATTTGATGGTCATGTACTGACAATTCGCAACGGCCCGGCTGTAAAACTGCTGGAATCCGGTGGATTACCGGTAGAAGTCGCTAAAGGCATGTTTCCTTTCCACGGATCAACAGTATCAGGAATGAGACCGAAACTGTTTATTCGTAATCTTATTGGAGCACTACCTACGTATTTTCAAGCTAAAAAATATATCCGTAAATACAAACCGGATATCGTTCACTTGAACAGCACATGTCTGTTCCAAGTCGCTAAAGCAGTCAAAAAAGTATCTCCTGATACTAAAGTAGTCTGCCATGTACGCGAACCGCTACTCAACTCATTCGCAGGAAATATTTTAAAACGAATGAATCACAAATACGTGGATGGTTATATCTCGATCGATCAGTTCGATTCCGAGACGGTTGATAGCAATGGTAAAGAATTAGAAGTCGTATACAACTTCGTGGACTTTGGAACCTACAATCCAGATGTAAACGGGACTCCTGTTCGCAGGGAACTCGGTATAGACGATGAAGATATCGTCTTTTTGTACATTGGTCGTGTGGTAACAGGGAATGGAGTATTGGATCTGGTGAAGTCATTTAACAAAATCAGCAAAGGTCATCCGAACTTCAAGTTGATCGTTGGTGGATTTTACTTTAATAAAAATAATGCATACGAAGACAAAGTTATGGCAGAAGCTAAAGGAAATGATCAGATCATTACACTGGCTTTCCGTGACGATGTACCGCAGTTAATTGCCGCAAGTAATGTCATGATGTGCCCGTTTGTAGAACCTCACTTTTCACGCAGTATTATTGAAGCAGCCTCAATGAAGAAACCAGCGATCGCTACCAATATTGGTGGACCGAATGAACTGATTCTTCATAACAAAACAGGATTCCTGTTCGAGGATGGTAATCATCAAGCGATGGAAGATTATATGGTTAAAATCGGTACAGACAAAGCATTATACGAGAAGCTTTCTCAAAATGCATTAGCTTTTGCAGAAGAGAACTTCGATGCGCGTAAAAACACCAAGCGGACATTTGATTTCTATAACCGATTCTTCGTTAGAGAAACCGTATGA